The Chryseobacterium aureum genome contains a region encoding:
- a CDS encoding AAA family ATPase → MNQTLLTRLFKSIEGNKEEPLVRIAYSIIEDERKKGHLKLADRLDTILEGNLAKVIEPNRSQVLKLTKSKDETFSIPADRRYKLPLATHIENDFLRHDMVLAPSVEEKVLRIEKEYIARERLAHHGLRPRQKILLYGSSGCGKSMTAERIAWDLGLPFYKVRFDTIISSYLGESASNLNKLFESIENYPCVLLLDEFDIIGQQRDSKSNDIGEIHRIVNIVLGLLEEYKGQGILIATTNLEGSLDKALFRRFDEIIELPRPNENEIIDLLKITFSALRLSKEIDLNKCASKMQGLSYALVVKIANDAAKKSIINSSKDISVNDLDKALEENLAFNK, encoded by the coding sequence ATGAACCAGACCCTACTTACCAGATTATTTAAATCTATCGAAGGCAACAAAGAAGAGCCTCTGGTAAGGATAGCTTATTCTATTATTGAGGATGAAAGAAAAAAGGGACATTTGAAATTGGCAGATAGACTTGATACAATTTTAGAAGGCAATCTTGCAAAAGTTATTGAACCAAATAGATCACAAGTATTAAAACTCACTAAAAGTAAAGACGAAACATTTTCTATTCCTGCGGACAGAAGGTATAAGTTACCTCTAGCTACTCATATCGAAAATGATTTTTTAAGACACGATATGGTTCTTGCCCCTTCTGTAGAAGAAAAAGTTTTGAGGATTGAAAAAGAATATATAGCAAGAGAAAGATTAGCTCACCACGGTCTTAGACCCCGTCAAAAAATACTTTTATATGGTAGTTCAGGGTGCGGAAAAAGTATGACAGCTGAAAGAATTGCTTGGGATTTAGGCCTACCTTTTTATAAAGTTCGTTTCGACACAATAATCTCTTCTTATTTAGGGGAATCAGCTTCAAATCTCAATAAGTTGTTTGAAAGTATCGAAAACTACCCTTGCGTATTGCTCTTAGATGAGTTTGATATTATAGGACAGCAAAGAGATTCAAAATCTAATGATATTGGAGAAATCCACCGAATTGTCAACATAGTTTTAGGACTTCTGGAAGAGTACAAAGGTCAAGGAATTTTAATCGCCACAACAAATTTAGAAGGTAGTTTAGATAAGGCTTTATTTAGAAGGTTTGATGAAATCATTGAATTACCTAGGCCAAATGAAAATGAAATCATTGATTTACTTAAAATAACATTTTCAGCTCTAAGACTTAGTAAAGAGATTGATCTTAATAAATGTGCATCTAAGATGCAAGGATTATCATATGCACTTGTTGTTAAAATAGCAAATGATGCCGCAAAAAAATCTATTATAAATTCTAGCAAAGATATTTCTGTAAATGATTTGGACAAAGCACTGGAGGAAAACTTAGCTTTTAACAAATAG
- a CDS encoding RHS repeat domain-containing protein, with product MKKNIKYKLLHFTGILIGIIISNILRAQTPEINFGDFAHPVASVSSLAAYNNTPASIASGTSNLSIPLFELPTRSKSVSLPLSLAYNSKNVKQLEPAGETGTGWSLFAGGVISREVIGSLNEVQYSNNPSSNSPEIFDDVYYYNLPGISGKFKFNKNTTTGSIDIQSLSPNKVKINYIKDTTAQIYFTVLSFTITDEGGYQYVFKDYSESSNADAVLPYRSAFFLSQIKMPDNTVVASFEYRKDSKHATAEPTSPIVYRSCKLSKINADGLGSVSIDYQYDITKEKTMNDPYSISQILLKDTWGNVISGYKFNYSWAQLYPSTPSDNTEEMGRRLLEKLIKINKDQIEYEKTSFVYNPYQEALNENDTYFCYVEPVSTPGNLDSYQMPGLLKRIIYPMGGVAEYNYEAHDYFFNRNTPQYLENAMGTGKIVDPYVQDWEPLVPALSIDTNQGLEYTITVTGSPGVIRSVALQFLVSEYYPPGIWVPDTPDPNDQPGPGDPQPGGHYHFDLTYTLKKNNEVMGTFCISNQVSIYQLLPGTYTISVSGTGGKAQLLMSKIKLKNGPYPNKISTYKYGPRLKNIKYYTSSTETIPSKIEQYNYASFSDPISSSGYVFRNEAESSNNFFPGYVLYKNVSVSDGENGFVRYYFKNPNDYSKTSYTVDGNPTSFWQYYPITKSGVLEKKEVYNAQNLLLSSLEFETEFETLQNLPDLKIGAYDGNPEIYTKPAYIKNTKTTTKNFSGNVFAKTISETSFNPQNFKAGFMKGISSDGITTESWIRYAADKNKTQMMDANIFSVPLETETKIDGKIAAKTENSYTDSGRFDPISLKVSNTDNGSSKTTIKYEIYDPYGNIRQYMVNVDENSGNGFPIVLIWGYNQTMPIAKIEGARVTDIGTLADDIVLKSNADKDNLSETELIKALDMFRSNTSLKNFQITTYTYDPLIGVTTTTPPNGIREIYQYDRNGRLKTVTDVNGNILNEYKYNNKPQP from the coding sequence ATGAAAAAAAATATAAAATACAAGCTGTTACACTTTACAGGAATATTGATCGGAATTATTATTTCCAATATTTTAAGGGCTCAAACCCCGGAAATTAATTTTGGGGACTTTGCCCATCCTGTGGCTTCTGTATCCTCATTGGCAGCTTATAATAATACCCCTGCCTCGATAGCCAGTGGTACATCAAATTTATCAATTCCCTTATTTGAACTTCCTACACGCTCCAAGAGTGTTTCTCTGCCATTATCACTGGCTTATAATTCTAAGAATGTAAAACAATTGGAACCGGCTGGAGAAACTGGCACAGGCTGGTCTCTCTTTGCGGGAGGAGTAATCTCAAGAGAAGTTATAGGATCCTTAAATGAGGTTCAATACAGTAATAATCCTTCGAGTAATTCCCCGGAAATTTTTGATGATGTTTACTATTATAATTTACCGGGAATTTCTGGAAAATTTAAATTTAACAAAAATACGACTACGGGTAGCATTGATATTCAAAGCCTTTCTCCCAATAAAGTAAAAATAAACTATATCAAGGATACCACAGCGCAGATCTATTTTACAGTATTAAGTTTTACTATTACAGATGAAGGAGGGTATCAGTATGTTTTTAAAGATTATAGTGAGAGTAGTAATGCTGATGCTGTACTGCCGTACAGGTCAGCCTTCTTTTTGAGCCAGATCAAAATGCCGGATAATACTGTTGTTGCAAGCTTCGAATACAGAAAAGACAGCAAGCATGCTACCGCAGAACCGACTTCACCTATTGTATACCGGAGTTGCAAACTTTCAAAGATAAATGCTGATGGCTTAGGCTCGGTAAGTATAGATTACCAGTATGATATAACTAAGGAAAAAACAATGAATGATCCTTACAGTATCTCACAAATTCTTTTGAAAGATACCTGGGGAAATGTAATTTCTGGATATAAATTCAATTATAGCTGGGCTCAGCTTTATCCTTCCACTCCTTCAGATAATACTGAAGAGATGGGAAGAAGACTTCTTGAAAAATTGATAAAGATTAACAAAGATCAGATAGAGTATGAAAAAACAAGTTTTGTATATAACCCTTATCAAGAGGCTCTTAATGAGAACGATACATATTTTTGTTACGTTGAGCCTGTTTCTACGCCCGGGAATTTAGACTCTTACCAAATGCCAGGACTATTAAAAAGAATCATTTATCCTATGGGTGGAGTAGCTGAATATAATTATGAGGCTCATGATTACTTTTTCAATAGAAATACCCCACAGTATCTGGAAAATGCAATGGGCACAGGGAAAATAGTTGATCCATATGTACAGGATTGGGAGCCGTTAGTTCCGGCACTTAGTATAGATACCAATCAAGGTTTAGAATATACCATAACAGTTACGGGATCCCCAGGAGTAATAAGATCAGTAGCATTACAATTTCTTGTTAGTGAATATTATCCACCAGGAATCTGGGTTCCGGATACCCCTGATCCTAATGACCAACCTGGCCCAGGAGATCCTCAACCCGGAGGACATTATCATTTTGACTTGACTTATACGTTGAAAAAAAATAATGAAGTGATGGGTACATTTTGTATTTCCAATCAAGTATCTATCTATCAATTATTACCAGGTACTTATACAATAAGTGTTTCTGGAACAGGTGGTAAAGCCCAGCTTTTAATGTCCAAGATAAAGCTTAAGAATGGACCTTATCCCAATAAAATTAGCACTTATAAATATGGTCCAAGACTAAAAAATATCAAATATTATACGAGCAGCACAGAAACTATTCCATCAAAAATAGAGCAGTACAATTACGCCTCATTTAGTGACCCTATTAGCTCTAGCGGCTATGTGTTCAGAAATGAAGCTGAAAGTAGTAATAATTTTTTTCCCGGCTATGTATTGTATAAAAATGTATCGGTAAGTGATGGGGAAAACGGTTTTGTGCGATATTATTTCAAAAATCCCAATGATTATTCAAAAACTTCATATACTGTTGATGGAAACCCAACCAGTTTTTGGCAATATTATCCTATAACAAAATCCGGTGTATTAGAAAAGAAAGAGGTATATAATGCTCAAAACCTTTTATTATCCTCTTTAGAATTTGAGACAGAATTTGAGACACTTCAAAATCTGCCTGATCTGAAAATAGGAGCATATGATGGGAATCCAGAAATCTATACTAAGCCTGCTTACATTAAGAATACAAAAACCACTACAAAGAATTTTTCAGGGAATGTATTTGCAAAGACTATAAGTGAAACAAGTTTTAATCCTCAGAACTTTAAAGCTGGGTTTATGAAAGGAATATCTTCTGATGGTATTACAACAGAAAGCTGGATCAGGTATGCAGCAGATAAAAATAAAACACAGATGATGGATGCCAATATTTTTTCTGTACCATTGGAAACTGAGACCAAGATAGACGGAAAAATCGCAGCCAAAACAGAAAATTCCTATACAGACTCGGGAAGATTTGATCCAATATCATTAAAGGTCAGCAATACAGATAATGGAAGTAGTAAAACGACTATAAAATATGAGATTTATGATCCCTACGGAAATATACGTCAATATATGGTAAATGTTGACGAGAATTCAGGAAATGGATTTCCTATTGTCTTGATCTGGGGGTATAACCAAACAATGCCTATTGCAAAAATAGAAGGAGCAAGGGTCACAGATATAGGAACTTTAGCAGATGATATTGTTTTAAAATCCAATGCTGACAAAGATAACTTATCTGAAACAGAACTTATTAAAGCATTAGATATGTTCAGAAGTAATACATCTTTGAAAAATTTTCAAATTACAACCTATACCTATGATCCATTAATAGGTGTTACCACTACCACTCCTCCTAATGGTATTCGGGAGATTTATCAGTATGACAGAAATGGAAGGCTGAAAACAGTGACCGATGTAAACGGGAATATTCTAAATGAATATAAGTACAACAATAAGCCACAACCTTAA
- a CDS encoding T9SS type A sorting domain-containing protein has translation MKKLYFSAFMLCTFLGISGQETEVIWQHDIKSSTQDFLSQVTTTIDQQYLTTGSSIQGEKSQQTSKQNNGYDFHLVKLNQKGEEVWEKYFSGENHDYLSATVTTQDGGFLLAGTSYSGKGLDKKEDSKGGSDIWLIRINEFGDELWQKTLGGSSDEEARAVIQTTDLGFFVAGNVTALQQAQDSKSYGSKDVLITKIDKDGKELSQLILGGKGLDEIQKMIPTRDGGALLGAYSRSNIGGTKNTENYGEGDFWVIKIDKNLKVEWEKNLGGKADDHLRTLAVTSSGYLIGGESRSDRSGNKTVGTDEGADLWLISLNERGEEIWQKSYNFGNRDVLMGMNILHSADEKSTKGILIGGYTQAEGRIEQDDETFWLLYTDQQGNESWRKYIKGESRQKEERLSDLKLNKDGSIILAGTSAQELGMENWKIIKLGDKQVSDLLPQYDIKIYPNPVSDFAYIDIGFTFKTAEVKIYDMSGRELQNLITPNKVTKLNTQSLIQGIYLVTVKADNNKTANAKLIKK, from the coding sequence ATGAAGAAACTTTATTTCAGTGCATTTATGTTATGCACATTTCTAGGTATTTCCGGCCAAGAAACAGAAGTAATCTGGCAACATGATATAAAGTCCAGTACACAGGATTTTCTAAGCCAGGTAACAACTACAATAGATCAACAATATTTAACTACGGGAAGCTCTATTCAGGGCGAAAAATCACAACAAACTAGCAAACAGAATAATGGTTATGATTTCCATTTGGTCAAATTAAACCAAAAGGGAGAAGAAGTGTGGGAAAAATACTTTTCAGGAGAAAATCATGATTATTTATCAGCAACAGTGACTACGCAGGATGGAGGATTTCTTTTAGCAGGAACTTCTTACTCTGGAAAAGGGCTAGATAAAAAAGAAGATTCTAAAGGAGGTTCAGACATTTGGCTCATACGTATCAATGAATTTGGAGATGAATTATGGCAGAAAACTTTAGGAGGTTCATCAGATGAAGAAGCAAGAGCGGTAATTCAAACTACAGATTTAGGATTTTTTGTTGCTGGGAATGTTACAGCCCTTCAACAAGCTCAGGATTCAAAAAGTTATGGATCTAAAGATGTACTAATTACAAAAATAGATAAAGACGGAAAAGAATTATCTCAGCTTATTTTAGGCGGAAAAGGATTAGATGAGATACAGAAGATGATTCCAACCCGTGATGGAGGTGCACTACTTGGAGCATATTCCCGAAGCAATATAGGAGGTACAAAGAATACAGAAAATTACGGAGAAGGAGATTTCTGGGTTATAAAAATCGATAAAAATTTGAAAGTTGAATGGGAAAAAAACCTTGGTGGTAAAGCAGATGATCATTTAAGAACATTGGCTGTAACCTCATCAGGATATTTAATTGGTGGAGAATCCCGATCTGATCGTTCAGGAAATAAAACGGTTGGTACTGATGAAGGGGCGGACCTTTGGTTGATTTCTTTAAATGAAAGGGGTGAAGAAATATGGCAGAAATCCTACAATTTTGGGAATCGTGATGTACTCATGGGTATGAATATTCTTCATTCAGCAGATGAAAAATCTACAAAAGGAATCCTAATAGGTGGTTATACACAAGCTGAGGGAAGAATAGAACAGGATGATGAAACGTTTTGGCTACTTTACACTGACCAGCAAGGGAATGAATCCTGGAGAAAATATATTAAAGGTGAATCCAGACAAAAAGAAGAAAGGCTTTCCGATTTAAAACTGAATAAGGATGGTTCTATTATACTTGCAGGTACAAGCGCACAAGAGCTTGGAATGGAGAACTGGAAAATTATAAAACTGGGAGATAAACAGGTGAGTGATCTTCTACCACAGTATGATATTAAAATTTATCCTAATCCTGTTTCGGACTTTGCCTATATAGATATAGGTTTTACTTTCAAAACTGCTGAGGTCAAAATTTATGATATGAGCGGTCGAGAACTTCAGAATCTTATAACTCCTAATAAAGTCACAAAATTAAATACCCAAAGCTTAATTCAAGGTATCTATTTGGTGACTGTAAAAGCTGACAACAATAAAACAGCAAATGCTAAGCTTATCAAAAAATAA
- a CDS encoding S8 family peptidase gives MEKFPHLQFLQKVSGKPRLNGGPNNNPITEENKRNRGSHSGNLLNKTTQLKTDWNNELSVREQNGLAPLDADIIPIFLKINPKLINYDFDLKQFGIEIISEEDDGYIIGASLDSFASLDEKINKFLNAEHGGGQIAEFWEIIDGNQWKPDHILSDYLKSIWQSVDESTIYKLEIGVAFDKPLAKAPDPNKQGYVGRLEKHTQELIARDERFLQRQDEFEEFINYYGTITSNLIDLEDSFCCEVEINGKGLKDLVLNYPFVFEVSEVDEIVGVNSESEETEIFEIEIIEPEENAPEIGVIDSGIMEGNKYISSAIISENSKSYIIGDTSTADYVKGGGHGTRVAGAILYPYGISNVSNPYQLPCYIRNLRILNQDNKLTDKLPAQLMQEIIADNEDCRVFNLSVNSCLPSRTKHMSSWAATIDTLINEKNILFLISAGNISISDERGFGINRYIEEGKNYPDYLNEPFCRIANPAQSSFAITVGSINHISFDDDDFKSLGNENTISPFSRIGTGIWGMIKPDVVEYGGGLGISKIGNIVSIKNELSPELVRSTLHGGSAIGNDIVGTSFATPKVSYIVSQLLKLYPEENVNLLRGLVVQGARLPEPYFENPSATSIKHFGYGIPSLERVTKNNEQRITFYNTGNIRAEEGHIYSLKIPEFLRSPAEEYDILIEVTVSYTAKVRRTRQKTKSYLSSWLDWTSSKVGEVFDEFKDYVLKEIENEVTTYDRDFRNAMSSWNWKIKSDKRGEVDGISRTNSTVQKDWTIIKSHELPEDINFAIRGHKGWDKSNSEIPYSLVVSIEILNSNLEIYEAIRIENEIELPV, from the coding sequence ATGGAAAAATTCCCTCATCTACAATTCCTTCAAAAGGTTTCTGGGAAACCTCGTTTAAATGGAGGCCCTAACAATAACCCAATTACAGAGGAAAATAAGCGTAATCGAGGAAGTCATTCTGGTAATTTACTGAACAAAACTACTCAATTAAAGACTGATTGGAATAATGAATTATCGGTAAGAGAACAAAATGGTTTGGCTCCTCTAGATGCTGATATTATACCTATTTTTCTTAAAATAAATCCAAAATTAATTAATTACGATTTTGATTTAAAACAATTTGGAATAGAAATAATTTCAGAAGAAGATGATGGTTATATTATAGGTGCTTCTCTAGATAGTTTTGCGTCTTTGGACGAAAAGATAAATAAATTTTTAAATGCCGAACACGGAGGAGGTCAAATAGCAGAATTTTGGGAAATTATAGATGGCAATCAATGGAAGCCTGATCATATACTTTCGGACTATTTAAAATCTATATGGCAAAGTGTTGATGAAAGTACTATTTATAAATTAGAGATTGGGGTTGCATTTGACAAACCGCTGGCAAAAGCCCCAGATCCAAATAAGCAGGGGTATGTAGGAAGGTTGGAAAAACATACTCAAGAACTTATCGCGCGTGATGAAAGGTTTCTTCAAAGACAAGATGAATTTGAAGAATTTATTAATTACTACGGTACTATTACCAGCAATCTTATTGATTTGGAAGATAGTTTTTGTTGCGAAGTTGAAATTAATGGAAAGGGCCTAAAAGACTTAGTATTAAACTATCCTTTTGTTTTTGAAGTTTCAGAGGTTGATGAAATTGTAGGTGTAAATTCAGAATCTGAAGAAACTGAAATATTCGAAATTGAAATTATTGAACCAGAAGAAAACGCCCCTGAAATAGGAGTGATTGATAGTGGTATAATGGAAGGGAATAAATATATTTCCTCAGCTATAATTTCTGAGAACTCAAAATCTTATATTATCGGAGACACTTCTACGGCAGATTATGTAAAAGGTGGGGGACACGGAACTCGTGTAGCAGGAGCAATTTTGTACCCATACGGCATTAGTAATGTCTCCAATCCGTATCAACTCCCTTGCTATATAAGAAATCTAAGAATTTTAAATCAGGATAATAAACTTACGGATAAACTTCCTGCCCAACTAATGCAGGAAATAATTGCTGACAATGAAGATTGTAGAGTGTTTAACCTTTCCGTAAATTCTTGTTTACCATCTAGGACTAAACATATGTCATCTTGGGCAGCCACGATTGACACACTTATAAATGAAAAAAACATACTATTTTTAATATCTGCTGGAAATATTTCAATTAGTGATGAAAGAGGTTTTGGTATTAATCGCTATATTGAAGAAGGAAAAAATTATCCGGATTATTTAAATGAACCTTTTTGTAGAATTGCAAATCCTGCGCAAAGTAGCTTTGCTATTACTGTAGGATCAATAAATCATATATCGTTTGATGATGATGATTTTAAATCGTTAGGAAATGAGAATACTATATCGCCCTTTTCAAGAATTGGAACGGGTATATGGGGAATGATAAAACCAGATGTTGTTGAATATGGTGGAGGACTAGGAATTTCTAAGATAGGTAATATTGTTTCAATTAAAAATGAACTATCTCCAGAACTAGTACGCTCTACTTTACACGGAGGTTCAGCAATTGGAAATGATATTGTAGGAACTTCATTTGCAACTCCAAAAGTTTCATATATTGTATCGCAACTCTTGAAACTTTATCCTGAAGAAAATGTAAATTTATTAAGAGGATTAGTAGTGCAAGGTGCTAGATTGCCGGAACCATATTTTGAAAACCCTTCTGCAACTAGCATAAAACATTTCGGTTACGGCATACCTTCTCTGGAAAGGGTAACTAAAAATAATGAGCAACGTATAACTTTTTATAACACTGGAAATATTAGGGCAGAAGAAGGACATATTTATTCATTAAAGATTCCAGAGTTTTTAAGGTCTCCTGCAGAAGAATATGATATATTAATTGAAGTGACTGTTTCTTACACTGCAAAAGTAAGAAGAACAAGACAGAAAACTAAATCTTATTTGTCTTCTTGGCTAGATTGGACAAGTTCTAAAGTTGGAGAAGTGTTTGACGAATTTAAAGACTATGTTCTTAAAGAAATTGAAAATGAAGTAACAACTTATGACAGAGATTTTAGAAATGCGATGTCAAGCTGGAACTGGAAAATAAAAAGTGACAAAAGAGGCGAGGTAGATGGAATTAGCAGAACGAATAGTACTGTTCAAAAAGACTGGACTATAATAAAATCGCATGAGTTGCCAGAAGATATTAATTTCGCTATTAGAGGTCATAAAGGCTGGGATAAATCTAACAGTGAAATCCCATATTCGTTAGTAGTATCAATTGAAATCTTAAATTCAAATTTGGAAATTTATGAAGCAATTCGAATTGAAAACGAAATTGAACTCCCAGTATAA
- a CDS encoding GNAT family N-acetyltransferase, translated as MENIKISFKPTEKNLYEIKSWIDYPESSMSTIYNCYKNNSLIVATVYDIAIAYYALNIKEVSVFISLAEVKANLRGNGIGKLVLNEIEKNLQHSKIKTLYLYCSPKESQFYWKKQGFDYFPENSKKNRTDKVEMFKLINPVLQIDNGISIEGEEYLEVWNDKSCYVENQKPSWKWKIEYLNAESSILKVPFVFFGDRNWKIRWSRGSTILKESDYKYFDRRNEVSECMYIEKMPNP; from the coding sequence ATGGAAAATATAAAAATATCTTTTAAGCCGACAGAAAAAAATTTGTATGAAATTAAAAGTTGGATCGATTACCCTGAATCTAGTATGAGTACTATTTATAATTGTTATAAAAATAACTCATTAATTGTTGCAACAGTTTATGATATAGCAATTGCATATTATGCTCTTAACATAAAAGAGGTTAGTGTTTTTATTTCGTTAGCAGAAGTCAAAGCTAATCTTAGAGGTAATGGCATTGGGAAGCTAGTTCTTAATGAAATAGAAAAGAATCTACAGCATAGTAAGATCAAAACATTATATTTATATTGTTCCCCAAAAGAATCTCAATTCTATTGGAAAAAGCAAGGTTTCGATTATTTTCCTGAAAACTCAAAGAAGAATAGAACTGATAAAGTAGAGATGTTTAAACTTATCAACCCTGTTCTCCAAATTGATAATGGTATTAGTATAGAGGGAGAGGAATATTTAGAAGTTTGGAATGATAAAAGTTGTTATGTAGAAAATCAAAAACCTAGTTGGAAGTGGAAGATAGAATATTTAAATGCAGAATCAAGTATTTTAAAGGTTCCCTTTGTGTTTTTCGGAGATAGAAACTGGAAGATAAGATGGAGTAGGGGTAGTACAATTTTAAAAGAAAGTGACTATAAATATTTTGATAGGCGAAATGAAGTCAGTGAATGTATGTACATAGAAAAGATGCCTAATCCCTAG